Proteins from a single region of Synchiropus splendidus isolate RoL2022-P1 chromosome 3, RoL_Sspl_1.0, whole genome shotgun sequence:
- the ankrd46b gene encoding ankyrin repeat domain-containing protein 46, whose amino-acid sequence MSYVFINDSSQTSVPLLQSCIDGDLAFAKRLLETGCDPNIRDNRGRTGLHLAAARGNVDICRLLHKFGADLLATDYQGNTALHLCGHVDTIQFLVSNGLKIDICNHNGSTPLVLAKRRGVNKDAIRLLEGLEEQEVKGFNRGAHSKLETMQMADSESAMESHSLLNPNLQSSEGVLSSFRTTWQEFVEDLGFWRVLLLLVVIALLSLGIAYYVSGVLPFSSTPLEPLH is encoded by the exons ATGTCCTATGTCTTTATCAACGACTCATCGCAGACCAGTGTACCTCTGCTCCAGTCGTGCATCGATGGAGACCTGGCCTTTGCGAAGAGGCTTCTGGAGACCGGATGTGATCCAAACATCCGTGACAACCGTGGCCGCACAGGTCTGCACCTAGCTGCTGCACGGGGGAACGTGGACATATGTCGCCTCCTCCACAAGTTTGGAGCGGATCTTTTGGCGACGGATTATCAAGGGAATACGGCACTGCATCTGTGTGGTCACGTGGATACGATCCAATTCCTAGTTTCGAATGGGCTGAAAATTGATATTTG TAACCACAACGGGTCCACTCCATTGGTGTTGGCCAAAAGACGTGGCGTCAACAAGGATGCTATACGTCTGCTTGAGGGcttggaggagcaggaggtgaaAGGTTTCAACAGAGGAGCTCACTCCAAACTGGAGACCATGCAGATGGCTGACAGCGAGAG TGCCATGGAGAGTCACTCTTTGCTCAACCCAAACCTGCAGAGCAGCGAGGGGGTCCTGTCCAGCTTCAGGACCACTTGGCAAGAGTTTGTGGAGGATCTGGGCTTCTGGAGGgtcttgctgctgctggtggtcatTGCTCTGCTCTCACTGGGCATCGCCTACTACGTCAGCGGGGTCTTGCCTTTCTCTAGCACCCCACTGGAGCCTTTGCACTGA